In Rhizoctonia solani chromosome 7, complete sequence, one DNA window encodes the following:
- a CDS encoding Sodium/hydrogen exchanger family — protein MSIRVLHCHITWRYWLWRTREGEEIQYDHTVGEEPKKSSSNRSDAELPCRVHAFFEGVEWFIYNRTPSYNVIIEKLGVPDVLAPPDVEGTTEETPHPVLATTYPPTPSSSSQKSVVDENQGIWNKLRTAVWRVRMPEIDFNEILPVGLEFRKGALVVGNDSTPSILIMDIAGGTGSYGVSQSRSKYDEYKQMYDIQLGQVKLITRTNPDYRKRMVDRGNEVVEHIGDSSNNLPPGSLSFETFRQIIHRLSLPFSAPATPYLSGAAPFPKKWGGLARYHHTNNDSSEKTGILHEPEYAKVTCLLETPALNIIYYGDVAGKVPHHAKTMPTEPVDIGNGDEAPEWGIEVELHGGPSTITYGPWADRQRVHWQQMLAPSTYQNTQPTPKLKTGDLRQSVSLRVSIRFRDEVKFRIPTREPSKASSLLDWRYDGQGDLDIQRRRHRRYGWLDLRIEAESFIKYTLPMVASCDGYTAIEANLKTVAASSSVNQVEFLRADRCTIRATMPTPHKWNAERKWDVQVGLVKPSIKLLRDHINLVSDIVKDWTSIPLPPNSMEDVKRLATEEYNRFVPITYSLGVALESYRLDLYANDHNIVDWPLSHVDNSFLTLTGHNLSTNVLILSNEFRPEFSATPFEVIAPNLDLTLSMPKWNTHSAFSTPRTSNIGHVKSLSVSGSYTSYADIRADAVDRLRMDIEAFGWAIRHLMVVKENYFGMFTNFTMRNEFFTKLHSQNLGDPVREKYREGQTNPFEIDMGLVVSDSLLVLPQEVFDCQGATLVRLPELQVILRSHEHAMEMSLNVAPFLLSVTETAPVTFNHEDNQTNPKDCLKVEGIDITANRLFGPQPEVATYLCIWEILLGEISGRLSVSSLVGILASARAFRINFADDFNSPSSDFAPPPLPDVTFLRVTCPLIDVTIGLGTTIDHILPRPQEAYEDSLLHFSISKGFSIRLTDRPHPSYASCMRFDLPNISFRILQRVTGFHQTWFELASISADISGEQASAPLGWKEHTQEQLNFLRMQDATTHRVGFLYGSNLPVSEVPRHGGLTYLTPLKVPFGFGEHKIRPNSTAESGFEGKEYADSFRSEQDEVMTEASRDARVAKSRPVTPQVVIGKSGLMFKGRNPTLDGEISSGDESDNDPSEYEPSVTSSVVAFGEDEISVQSPQWPFVDHYRQALRRYRPVYSGYNAEYETFCLKHATARKDAQDNEDTSSLKITVQHGLNVMVTPTCIPFTCQLITEFNTRSSTLDLLVDSILDDFLDIPVSNHNGTANRLSVEIDIPLTRIMFLQSLMSSTEADALSTGVRRHTALPIHVDARVLALFDIEVQQAACRLETLSSIDHQTTICVKASSIDSRLRKLVSKPFAHSGYELEPSTDKLRLKFAGAGLDLSLSDKSPEILITALEASNHSIGRVTSFMESASELSSRRRRYLVWATMNLLQGQTVTADPFATNLPSFLVQTGRPGRLRSDPSWKILTILHQCMRQMGPDKRRELQSNVLAPNLELPMKELTELSPLTQKRWAELYGQDEQGSHKVPAILQKLFPSKSENHSPLLFRGTLALSSRHTKFVLQSREGDYNEMKLGDFNLHLRCSTANYLPQHLPESIVADTENSVCAASDDCIGNRPQKPVQSNKPFTIPFRHVVLELALSASSLAFAAPAQQITFEAQTSGCTTSISSVITLPEAPSPPRGSLSVSFTADAILLQANQWKTNKASKSLLAGIELRHVVIHGAANEDTGSSTHARVLLSLDQFKINVPRSVLQLYRFIDSWRTEYLPAYDSMIQDLLLELDYNPRPRNPSPYSPALFSGDLKIIVLHSVTFLDLKGTQETEFGHRIGSQVIQLINGQPNIGRPTPNTNSVSLELPSLRLEGKYPQLDIRMHVDRFSVTLKPQYFDDFLAVQQKFGSDFNELVDLAIEFKTQRGTPLTEPSETIPTMFAKFDVSFTFDGFRIGIEGPSSTQYLDSSTIKGQVHSGTQKRWSFGVESLALSLAHQSAPRRARTNFDRKYRSAYMVFDMSAHNIEHLDSSQENHLGITINFVHAVMQPAAIAELGDLIDHIQAEMLSRQEQRAAELEEIRRKTRQVMRTLEHNDHPHSIRETKTFLDNRKIEFTVKDTGIVFPLTLQDDLMLPQMGSSIISPFSPSSVPALLISLSSVSFVTQRYETGQAKIQEFSFQFVPGFDQSQPGHFNGSTHDTRNRMIYPSMEAEVRSTSTPTTRQVRIRAIVSGFELDIEPSIVNYVFSIVDVYRQGRDRISRLATYTTRSDAASSITQLAPAVPSNAQYSAVLTTNIKASFEFKSGRIRSHTPSVRASDPERTQSVPTLSPQTEIFEHGTDILDLPMVSAWLEYKATPASQKVMGSTTPNQSILVCDTTIHPISNVLKPSLCLSLLTFPSVYKNVWHMHPHLLGLPAPLLSPIYQQSMKGLNINKSTLELTCQPDVNVVAGLNWESGGFVVTISPGAREVAVVGTMTSLTAGIQHGYLNEDSISAKAQNLTFSVDFRKLKSDEDATTNSVSVVINTEIAAKMRFSRLQDLLCFKAVWLDRIPVFDSLVRPPPVHSSVSVIKAELPGSNYVPLTQPFQTLVLVNVDKVNIMADLGPTIAQVTLDIESLTFRTRLCEDVSEATLTMAKLDLLSERAVMGYVHMPDFVFQTVRRRHGKLSHDIDGHAKMLELTLKSGDIEAAMEYERQHLMHFHADPLHVTIFDDWSKVDSNIPVQDREVLLEFGIQAGEILAYSSTSTIPKMISLGGKLAALIKAQKLGAARESNAFRTSQMPKPDTALSEVAAAMLQSARSKFRETETFQFAVIQRLKLSIKTLKLAVPPVTQQRAETALFTARQVEGELHRTIRPHEPPRRKLLLELGAFSIRGMHSRTTDNKICYDFAINLTHHPVGDKGIYVALSFASWNWLLGIKRKFETDLETAFAEVAQLTKDTTPRHRRRTVDTDPGGRSTDDDAGTRTAYHSPALTLVLRPLHLRQHLHRHMGQASPLLNLPRMSYPFSRLAGLGSRLIFGSKFRTKVEIDTSDLNICLATMSLYICVYGQYELFFIWGEAMPTPALGLVSYVVKHRLYLSEPLIASLFGIIVGPAVLGWVDPNLWKPEEDRMMGYKDSLTLALTRITIGIQVFFAGVALPKKYLKSQFQSLVMLLLPIMAIAWIVCGFLIYELIPGLTFLEALIISACITPTDPILANAITKGRYAEQSVSSAVRNIIVAESGANDGLGYPFIFLPLLMIMARSSEEFHGPNRSLSGVIARWIYETWLYQIVLSVVLGLLIGWVARKSLRWCEERHMLDEDNFVAYGTGLSFFCLGFLGIMGSDDLLCCFIAGNSFSWDDRQRLAAEDSGFQDIIDMLLNAGIFMYIGAIIPWYAYNDPTTGIVPWRVVVLAICVLLFRRLPWVVSIPFRPSTKPFSLDGLAPLEAGSCTPLFELGLTLEFSVSAIFYVQIALKYLPKESRDQVKRTVEPVMVFSSILVHGITVPASKLLMHGVTLTRTLTQSGLPGLEKRDHRDGRPVTVDDIRRIGVPIPLPVYHSETGRRVSSTSVPESIAMGDRAPSDQERETGVEGRTVVFQTPSEPTV, from the exons ATGTCCATCCGCGTCCTTCACTGTCACATTACATGGCGCTATTGGCTATGGAGGACCCGGGAAGGGGAGGAAATTCAGTATGATCATACTGTTGGTGAGGAACCCAAAA AATCCAGTTCAAACCGGAGCGATGCTGAATTACCTTGCCGAGTACACGCATTTTTTGAAGGGGTTGAATGGTTCATTTATAACCGAACGCCGTCCTATAACGTTATAATCGAAAAACTCGGCGTTCCAGATGTCCTGGCTCCTCCGGACGTCGAGGGAACCACAGAGGAGACACCACATCCAGTCCTTGCGACAACATATCCTCCAACTCCTTCGTCCTCGTCTCAAAAATCCGTAGTTGACGAGAATCAAGGGATTTGGAACAAGCTAAGAACTGCGGTTTGGCGTGTTCGAATGCCTGAAATCGACTTCAACGAGATTCTTCCAGTGGGGTTAGAGTTTCGCAAAGGCGCCCTGGTCGTAGGAAATGATTCAACCCCGTCGATTCTGATAATGGACATTGCTGGGGGCACTGGATCTTATGGAGTATCACAG TCCCGGTCAAAGTATGACGAGTATAAGCAGATGTACGACATCCAGCTTGGACAAGTGAAACTCATCACTCGGACTAATCCCGACTACCGAAAGAGAATGGTAGATCGAGGGAATGAAGTCGTCGAACACATTGGTGATTC GTCGAACAACTTGCCGCCTGGGTCCCTTTCGTTCGAGACGTTTCGCCAAATTATACACCGCTTGAGTCTTCCTTTTTCTGCCCCTGCGACACCATATCTTTCTGGTGCGGCGCCATTCCCAAAGAAGTGGGGAGGTCTTGCACGTTATCACCACACCAACAACGATAGCAGCGAAAAGACTGGCATTCTGCACGAACCAGAATACGCCAAGGTGACATGCCTGTTAGAGACCCCAGCGCTGAACATTATCTACTATGGAGACGTCGCCG GCAAGGTGCCTCATCATGCCAAGACAATGCCTACGGAACCCGTCGATATAGGTAATGGTGATGAAGCACCAGAGTGGGGTATTGAGGTGGAGTTACATGGGGGCCCAAGCACAATTACATATGGCCCTTGGGCTGACCGTCAACG TGTGCATTGGCAACAAATGCTCGCACCGTCTACGTACCAGAATACCCAGCCAACTCCCAAACTTAAAACCGGGGACCTCAGGCAGTCCGTTTCATTGCGCGTATCAATTCGATTTCGGGACGAAGTCAAGTTCCGTATTCCGACACGTGAACCTTCCAAGGCAAGTAGTTTGTTA GACTGGCGATATGATGGTCAGGGTGACCTTGATATCCAAAGGCGGAGACATCGACGCTATGGATGGCTCGATTTGCGAATTGAAGCTGAATCGTTTATTAAGTACACACTGCCTATGGTGGCATCGTGTGACGGCTATACTGCTATCGAAGCTAACCTTAAGACGGTTGCTGCTTCTTCGAGCGTGAATCAAGTTGAGTTCTTACGTGCCGATCGATGCACCATACGAGCTACCATGCCGACTCCCCATAAATGGAATGCCGAAAGAAAGTGGGATGTTCAAGTAGGACTAGTCAAGCCAAGTATCAAGTTACTCCGGGACCACATCAACCTTGTTTCAGATATAGTTAAAGACTGGACGAGCATTCCACTTCCGCCCAATTCTATGGAAGATGTAAAGCGACTGGCCACCGAAGAGTATAACCGTTTCGTCCCAATTACCTACTCATTGGGAGTGGCCTTGGAAAGCTATCGCCTGGATCTGTATGCGAACGATCACAATATTGTAGATTGGCCGCTTTCTCACGTGGACAATT CATTTCTGACCCTTACTGGCCACAACTTGAGCACCAACGTATTGATTTTATCCAACGAATTCCGCCCAGAGTTTTCGGCAACGCCTTTTGAGGTTATTGCACCCAATTTAGATCTGACTCTTTCTATGCCCAAATGGAATACACACAGCGCATTCAGTACCCCTCGCACATCGAATATTGGACATGTGAAGTCGTTGTCTGTATCAGGTTCCTATACATCGTATGCGGATATCCGAGCGGATGCGGTGGATCGATTGAGAATGGATATCGAG GCATTTGGCTGGGCAATTCGGCATCTAATGGTAGTCAAGGAAAACTAT TTTGGAATGTTCACCAACTTTACGATGCGAAATGAATTCTTTACCAAATTGCACAGTCAGAACCTGGGTGATCCAGTTCGCGAGAAGTATAGGGAAGGCCAG ACGAATCCGTTTGAAATTGACATGGGTCTTGTGGTATCAGACAGTCTGTTGGTACTGCCACAGGAGGTGTTTGACTGTCAGGGCGCTACCTTGGTGCGACTTCCAGAGTTACAAGTTATTTTGCGCTCGCATGAACATGCTATGG AAATGTCGCTGAATGTTGCCCCATTCTTACTCTCTGTTACGGAAACCGCCCCGGTTACTTTTAACCATGAGGATAATCAAACAAACCCCAAGGACTGTTTGAAGGTCGAAG GTATCGATATCACGGCGAACCGCCTTTTCGGTCCTCAGCCGGAAGTCGCGACGTACTTGTGCATCTGGGAAATACTACTAGGAGAAATCAGCGGTCGGCTCTCGGTGTCTTCATTAGTGGGAATTCTTGCATCTGCTCGTGCCTTTCGAATCAATTTCGCGGACGATTTCAACTCTCCATCAAGTGATTTTGCGCCTCCTCCACTACCTGACGTTACCTTTTTGCGAGTCACATGCCCCTTGATAGATGTGACAATTGGATTGGGGACCACTATTGATCACATACTACCTCGTCCGCAAGAAGCCTATGAAGACTCGTTATTGCACTTTTCGATATCAAAGGGATTCTCCATCCGGTTGACGGATCGGCCTCACCCTTCATACGCATCTTGTATGCGCTTTGATCTACCTAATATCAGCTTTCGAATCCTTCAACGAGTTACTGGCTTCCACCAAACTTGGTTCGAGCTTGCCAGCATATCTGCCGATATATCCGGGGAACAAGCAAGCGCGCCATTGGGATGGAAGGAGCACACGCAAGAACAGCTAAACTTCCTTAGGATGCAAGATGCTACAACTCATCGAGTAGGGTTTCTGTATGGGTCTAACCTTCCCGTTAGCGAAG TACCTCGACATGGAGGTTTGACGTATTTGACTCCTCTCAAAGTTCCTTTTGGATTTGGAGAACACAAAATTCGGCCTAACTCAACTGCAGAATCAGGTTTTGAGGGGAAGGAATATGCCGATTCGTTCCGCTCAGAACAGGACGAGGTCATGACTGAGGCTTCCCGTGATGCTAGGGTCGC GAAATCGAGGCCAGTAACCCCACAGGTTGTAATCGGGAAATCTGGTTTGATGTTTAAGGGTCGTAATCCTACCTTGGACGGCGAGATATCTTCAGGAGACGAGTCTGACAACGATCCTTCGGAGTACGAGCCAAGTGTGACAAGTAGTGTAGTAGCATTTGGAG AGGATGAAATTAGTGTGCAATCGCCGCAGTGGCCATTTGTTGATCATTACCGTCAAGCGCTTCGCCGTTACAGGCCCGTATACAGCGGATATAACGCAGAATACGAAACATTTTGCCTGAAACATGCAA CAGCTAGGAAAGATGCTCAGGATAACGAAGACACTTCATCACTCAAGATTACAGTTCAGCACGGCTTGAATGTTATGGTTACTCCAACTTGTATACCGTTCACATGTCAGTTGATTACGGAGTTCAATACCCGA TCTTCCACACTAGACTTGCTTGTTGATTCGATATTGGACGATTTCCTGGATATCCCTGTTTCCAACCACaatggcactgcaaatcgtCTGTCGGTAGAAATCGATATTCCGCTGACAAGGATAATGTTTCTTCAGAGCCTCATGTCTTCAACGGAAGCTGATGCACTCTCCACTGGCGTACGCAGACACACCGCATTACCTATTCATGTTGATGCGCGAGTTCTGGCACTCTTCGATATCGAAGTACAACAGGCAGCTTGTCGATTGGAAACACTTAGTAGCATCGATCACCAGACAACCATCTGCGTGAAGGCTAGCTCGATCGACTCTCGACTTCGAAAGTTAGTCAGTAAGCCATTTGCGCACTCGGGCTACGAACTGGAGCCTTCGACTGATAAGTTGCGGCTGAAATTCGCTGGAGCTGGCCTCGATCTATCACTCAGTG ATAAGTCACCAGAGATCTTAATCACCGCACTGGAGGCATCAAACCATAGCATCGGACGCGTTACTTCTTTCATGGAGTCTGCTTCGGAACTTTCTTCTCGTCGCCGTCGTTATCTCGTTTGGGCAACTATGAATCTACTACAGGGACAAACTGTTACAGCGGACCCATTTGCAACGAACCTACCGTCCTTCTTAGTTCAGACTGGTCGTCCCGGGCGACTTCGGTCGGATCCTTCTTGGAAGATTTTGACTATACTTCATCAATGCATGCGTCAAATGGGACCGGATAAAAGAAGGGAGTTACAATCCAACGTACTCGCGCCAAATCTTGAGTTACCAATGAAAGAGCTCACAGAGCTTTCGCCGCTCACGCAGAAACGATGGGCCGAGCTATACGGACAGGACGAGCAGGGATCCCATAAGGTCCCTGCGATCCTACAAAAATTGTTCCCTTCAAAATCCGAGAATCATTCCCCACTCCTATTCCGTGGAACACTCGCTCTTAGCTCCCGACACACCAAGTTTGTTCTTCAAAGCCGGGAAGGGGACTATAACGAAATGAAACTTGGTGACTTCAACCTTCACCTGCGGTGCTCAACGGCGAATTACTTGCCACAGCATCTCCCTGAATCTATTGTTGCGGATACGGAAAA TTCTGTTTGTGCAGCGTCAGATGACTGCATTGGGAATCGACCACAAAAACCGGTGCAATCCAACAAGCCTTTTACTATTCCGTTCCGGCACGTTGTACTGGAATTGGCGCTTTCCGCCTCATCGCTTGCCTTTGCTGCTCCAGCCCAACAAATTACCTTTGAGGCTCAAACATCAGGTTGCACTACGAGCATCTCTTCTGTCATTACCTTACCCGAAGCTCCGTCACCTCCTCGCGGATCACTTTCTGTTAGTTTCACCGCAGATGCCATCTTACTCCAGGCGAACCAATGGAAAACCAATAAGGCTAGTAAATCTCTGCTGGCAGGCATCGAGCTGCGTCATGTTGTAATTCATGGAGCCGCCAACGAAGACACAGGATCGTCAACTCATGCTAGAGTTCTACTATCTTTAGATCAGTTCAAAATCAACGTTCCCCGTAGCGTGCTTCAGCTGTACCGATTCATCGATAGTTGGCGAACGGAATATCTTCC AGCGTACGACTCTATGATCCAAGATCTATTATTGGAACTGGACTACAACCCCCGCCCTAGGAACCCCTCGCCCTACAGTCCCGCTTTGTTTTCAGGCGACCTGAAAATAAT CGTCCTGCACTCTGTTACCTTCTTGGACTTGAAGGGTACACAGGAGACTGAATTTGGTCATCGAATTGGCTCGCAGGTTATTCAACTCATAAACGGACAACCCAACATCGGCAGACCAACGCCTAACACAAACTCTGTATCCTTGGAGCTCCCCTCTCTTAGACTCGAAGGGAAATATCCTCAGTTAGACATTCGTATGCATGTGGACCGTTTCTCGGTCACTCTCAAACCGCAATATTTCGATGACTTCTTGGCTGTACAACAGAAGTTCGGGAGTGATTTTAATGAGCTGGTTGACCTTGCAATTGAGTTCAAAACTCAACGTGGTACTCCACTTACGGAGCCTTCAGAGACTATCCCAACCATGTTCGCAAAGTTCGATGTGTCATTCACGTTCGACGGGTTCCGCATTGGAATTGAAGGACCTTCTTCCACTCAGTATTTGGATTCTTCAACCATCAAGGGTCAAGTTCACAGCGGCACACAAAAACGATGGAGCTTCGGAGTGGAGAGTTTGGCACTATCCTTGGCTCACCAGTCTGCTCCTCGCCGAGCCCGCACAAACTTCGATAGAAAGTATCGGTCTGCTTACATGGTCTTTGATATGTCAGCCCATAATATTGAACATTTGGATTCGTCTCAAGAGAACCACTTGGGTATTACAATCAATTTTGTACATGCTGTTATGCAACCAGCAGCGATCGCTGAATTAGGAGATCTGATCGATCATATTCAG GCGGAAATGTTGTCCAGGCAGGAGCAACGTGCAGCCGAGCTTGAGGAAATCCGTCGTAAGACACGACAGGTGATGCGAACTTTAGAGCACAACGACCATCCGCATTCAATCCGGgagaccaagaccttcctagATAACCGAAAGATCGAGTTTACTGTCAAAGACACCGGCATTGTCTTCCCCTTGACTCTacaagatgacctcatgcTGCCGCAGATGGGCTCTTCTATTATATCCCCTTTTAGTCCTTCCTCAGTGCCCGCACTCCTGATTTCTCTTAGTTCTGTTTCATTCGTGACGCAGCGGTACGAAACCGGACAAGCCAAAATACAAGAATTTTCATTCCAATTCGTCCCCGG ATTCGATCAGAGTCAGCCTGGTCACTTCAACGGAAGTACCCATGACACACGCAACCGCATGATATATCCTTCGATGGAGGCCGAAGTGCGCTCGACCTCTACCCCCACCACACGGCAAGTTCGGATTCGAGCCATCGTTAGTGGATTCGAGCTTGATATTGAGCCATCAATCGTCAATTATGTGTTTTCCATCGTGGACGTTTATCGGCAAGGAAGGGATCGCATATCTAGGTTGGCGACTTACACGACAAGATCCGATGCAGCGTCCTCTATTACCCAGTTGGCTCCTGCAGTACCTTCCAATGCACAGTACTCGGCTGTGTTAACTACCAATATCAAAGCTTCGTTTGAATTCAAAAGCGGGCGAATTCGATCGCATACACCTAGCGTACGGGCGAGTGACCCCGAACGGACTCAATCCGTTCCTACGCTTTCACCTCAAACTGAAATCTTTGAACATGGGACCGACATTCTTGACCTTCCTATGGTTTCGGCCTGGTTAGAATACAAAGCAACACCTGCATCTCAGAAAGTGATGGGCTCCACAACCCCGAATCAATCCATACTGGTTTGCGATACGACTATTCATCCCATCTCAAATGTTCTCAAACCTAGCCTTTGCCTTTCCTTACTGACGTTTCCAAGCGTGTACAAGAACGTTTGGCACATGCACCCACACCTCCTCGGTCTCCCGGCGCCACTCCTTTCTCCGATCTATCAACAATCCATGAAGGG TTTGAATATCAACAAGTCGACTCTGGAACTGACTTGCCAACCTGATGTTAATGTCGTTGCTGGATTGAACTGGGAAAGCGGTGGCTTTGTTGTCACTATCTCACCAGGGGCACGGGAAGTGGCTGTAGTCGGAACGATGACTTCCCTCACAGCTGGAATTCAGCACGGCTATCTTAACGAAGACTCCATTTCCGCTAAGGCGCAGAATCTTACATTTTCGGTGGACTTCCGCAAACTCAAAAGTGACGAAGACGCGACCACAAATTCTGTTTCGGTTGTTATCAATACAGAGATAGCTGCGAAGATGCGATTCTCTCGTCTCCAGGATTTACTCTGTTTCAAGGCTGTCTGGCTCGACCGCATCCCAGTGTTCGACTCTCTGGTACGCCCGCCACCTGTACACTCGTCCGTGAGCGTGATCAAGGCCGAGCTCCCTGGCAGTAACTATGTTCCCCTGACGCAACCTTTCCAAACACTGGTTCTCGTAAACGTCGATAAGGTCAACATCATGGCGGACCTGGGGCCCACCATTGCTCAAGTTACCTTGGATATAGAATCACTCACATTCAGAACAAGGCTGTGTGAAGATGTTTCTGAGGCCACCCTCACCATGGCCAAACTGGATCTCTTATCCGAACGTGCGGTTATGGGCTACGTTCATATGCCAGACTTTGTATTCCAAACTGTGCGCCGTAGGCACGGAAAACTTTCTCATGATATTGATGGTCATGCAAAAATGCTGGAGCTCACGCTCAAGAGTGGAGATATTGAAGCTGCAATGGAGTACGAACGTCAGCATTTAATGCATTTCCA TGCGGACCCGTTGCATGTGACTATTTTCGATGATTGGTCGAAGGTTGACTCAAACATACCAGTTCAAGACCGAGAGGTGCTGTTGGAGTTTGGTATTCAAGCGGGAGAAATTCTTGCGTACTCCTCGACTTCAACTATTCCGAAGATGATATCCCTAGGAGGGAAACTCGCAGCGCTCATTAAAGCACAGAAGCTAGGGGCAGCCCGTGAATCAAATGCTTTCCGTACTAGCCAAATGCCCAAGCCCGACACTGCGCTCTCTGAGGTTGCCGCAGCCATGTTGCAGTCTGCCCGATCGAAGTTTAGGGAGACCGAAACATTCCAATTTGCTGTTATCCAGAGGCTAAAGCTCAGTATCAAGACACTGAAATTGGCCGTACCTCCAGTGACCCAGCAACGCGCCGAAACG GCACTTTTTACTGCGAGACAAGTCGAAGGAGAACTCCATCGAACAATCCGACCTCATGAACCACCTCGACGCAAGCTGTTACTTGAACTAGGGGCATTTAGCATTCGAGGG ATGCATTCCCGTACG ACGGACAATAAAATTTGCTACGACTTCGCTATCAATCTTACACATCATCCTGTCGGAGACAAGGGCATTTATGTGGCGTTGAGTTTTGCCTCTTGGAATTGGCTCTTGGGTATTAAACGAAAGTTCGAGACCGACCTCGAGACAGCCTTTGCGGAAGTAGCGCAACTAACCAAGGACACAACCCCAAGACACCGACGCAGAACTGTTGACACTGATCCCGGTGGCAGGAGCACAGATGATGATGCTGGAACACGCACTGCATATCACAGCCCAGCTCTGACCCTCGTTCTCAGACCCCTCCACCTTCGTCAGCACCTACATCGCCACATGGGGCAAGCATCCCCACTCCTCAATCTTCCACGAATGTCATATCCGTTCAGCCGATTAGCGGGTCTCGGGTCTAGA CTGATTTTCGGGAGCAAATTTAGGACTAAAGTTGAGATAGACACATCGGACCTAAACATTTGCCTGGCGACCATGTCGCTTTACATTTGTGTATATGGTCAGTACGAGCTCTTTTTTATCTGGGGAGAAGCGATGCCTACGCCGGCCCTAGGTCTCGTGTCTTATGTTGTCAAACATAGGCTCTACCT ATCAGAGCCACTAATCGCATCGTTGTTTGGAATCATCGTAGGGCCAGCA GTCCTGGGATGGGTTGATCCCAATTTATGGAAGCCCGAAGAAGATAGAATGATGGGCTACAAGGATAGTTTGAC TCTAGCTCTAACCCGAATTACTATCGGAATCCAAGTGTTCTTCGCTGGTGTGGCTCTTCCCAAAAAATACCTTAAATCACAGTTTCAAAGCCTCGTGATGCTTTTGCTACCAATTATGGCCATTGCATGGATAGTGTGCGGGTTCTTGATTTATGAGCTTATTCCAGGGTTGACATTT CTGGAAGCACTGATCATATCTGCGTGTATCACTCCTACGGATCCTATCCTTGCGAACGCTATTACCAAAGGAAGGTATGCAGAGCAGAGCGTGTCGTCAGCTGTTCGTAACATCAT CGTCGCTGAATCTGGAGCAAATGACGGATTGGGATATCCATTTATATTTTTAC CATTGCTTATGATCATGGCCCGCAGTTCTGAAGAGTTTCATGGACCGAACCGAAGCTTGAGTGGCGTTATTGCCCGCTGGATTTA TGAAACCTGGTTATACCAGATCGTCCTTTCAGTTGTATTGGGTCTCCTAATTGGTTGGGTAGCCCGAAAATCTTTACGATGGTGCGAGGAACGACATATGCTTGACGAAGATAACTTTGTAGCATATGGCACCGGGCTCAGTTTCTTTTGTCTAGGATTCTTAGGAATC ATGGGATCCGATGACTTATTGTGTTGTTTCATTGCTGGAAACTCGTTTTCATG GGATGATCGCCAACGTCTTGCCGCTGAAGACTCGGGTTTCCAGGACATTATTGACATGCTGCTAAACGCA GGAATCTTTATGTACATTGGGGCTATTATCCCTTGGTATGCATATAATGACCCGACCACCGGAATCGTGCCATGGCGAGTTGTAGTACTCGCCATTTGTGTATTATTGTTCCGCCGGCTACCTTGGGTAGTTTCAATC CCATTTCGTCCCTCAACGAAGCCATTTTCATTGGATGGTTTGGCCCCATTGGAGGCAGGTAGCTGCACTCCGCTGTTTGAATTGGGTTTGACCCTCGAGTTTTCAGTCTCTGCCATTTTCTATGTTCAGATCGCACTCAAGTATCTCCCCAAAGAGTCTCGAGACCAGGTTAAAAGGACTGTCGAGCCGGTT ATGGTATTTAGTAGCATCCTCGTCCATGGCATCACTGTGCCCGCATCCAAACTCCTTATGCACGGTGTAACGCTCACTCGGACGCTCACCCAATCTGGTCTCCCCGGCTTGGAGAAACGCGATCATCGAGATGGTCGGCCCGTTACTGTCGACGACATTCGCCGCATCGGAGTTCCCATTCCACTCCCGGTATATCATAGTGAGACGGGAAGACGGGTGTCCAGCACTTCTGTGCCCGAGTCAATTGCG